One Fusobacterium nucleatum genomic window carries:
- a CDS encoding phage tail protein, whose amino-acid sequence MIGSLGDIIFYASDLNVFSLKKELSRSRKAKITQHEPIYGIGKVRQQGRELMEVSLSIELIAGLTKAPSLHLQMLKDFMELGRYAPLILGYHVIGEFPFLITGIEETLSHFNAVTGEFDYINLDITLLEYVDDPLQYQKKIEHRQTAKTILGVEYEDTVKNLQKKVFKL is encoded by the coding sequence ATGATAGGAAGTTTAGGAGACATAATTTTTTATGCTAGTGACTTGAATGTATTTTCTTTAAAAAAAGAATTATCGAGAAGCAGAAAAGCTAAAATAACTCAACATGAGCCTATTTATGGGATTGGTAAAGTAAGACAACAAGGTAGAGAACTTATGGAAGTTAGTTTATCAATAGAATTGATAGCAGGATTAACTAAAGCTCCTAGTCTACATTTACAAATGTTAAAAGATTTCATGGAGTTAGGAAGATATGCCCCATTAATACTGGGGTATCATGTGATAGGAGAGTTTCCATTTTTGATAACAGGAATTGAAGAAACATTATCGCATTTTAATGCAGTTACTGGAGAGTTTGATTATATCAATTTGGATATAACCCTTCTTGAGTATGTAGACGACCCTTTACAGTATCAAAAAAAGATAGAGCACAGACAAACTGCTAAGACTATTCTCGGAGTTGAGTATGAAGACACTGTAAAAAATCTACAAAAGAAGGTGTTTAAGTTATGA
- a CDS encoding phage baseplate protein, whose product MQDILKQGEVNDTDIANGKARVIFPDRDNKISDWLNILVPFSESHSDNYHLEKGQTVIVLSLPDMMEQGYILGCPMRPSEISEGEVKRTFSDGGFYSYKDGVLTLSPVNKVVITADVEIKKTLTVDGDTTFKSNTDTKGTAMLDGINLNTHTHSGIQPGSGNTGGPS is encoded by the coding sequence ATGCAGGATATCTTGAAACAAGGAGAAGTAAATGATACAGACATAGCTAATGGTAAAGCGAGAGTTATATTTCCAGATAGAGACAATAAGATTTCAGATTGGTTAAATATTCTGGTTCCATTCTCAGAATCTCATTCGGATAACTATCATCTTGAGAAAGGGCAAACCGTTATAGTTTTATCGCTACCAGATATGATGGAACAGGGCTATATTTTGGGTTGCCCTATGAGACCTTCAGAAATTTCCGAGGGGGAAGTAAAAAGGACATTCTCAGATGGCGGATTCTATTCTTACAAAGATGGAGTTTTAACATTATCCCCCGTCAATAAAGTAGTTATTACTGCAGATGTGGAGATTAAAAAGACACTAACAGTTGATGGAGATACTACTTTTAAATCTAATACGGATACTAAAGGTACTGCTATGTTAGATGGCATTAATCTTAACACGCATACTCACTCAGGAATACAACCAGGAAGTGGTAACACAGGAGGTCCATCATGA
- a CDS encoding PH domain-containing protein translates to MKSLDEIQLMLKECGAIDFWGTKKEVKELPNIIQDDEVITYATSGMLNGNTWLVVSTNKRVIFLDKGMIFGLKQIEIPLGKINSIGHKKGLILGEIEIWDGASKMNVTHVSKDTLVPFVNAVNKAREELNKPQAQIVNQQVSSADEILKFKALLDQGVITLEEFNKKKKELLGL, encoded by the coding sequence ATGAAAAGTTTAGATGAAATTCAATTGATGTTGAAAGAATGTGGGGCAATAGATTTTTGGGGAACAAAGAAAGAAGTAAAAGAGCTTCCAAATATTATTCAAGATGATGAAGTGATAACTTACGCTACCTCTGGAATGTTAAACGGAAATACTTGGTTAGTTGTTTCAACAAATAAGAGAGTAATTTTTTTAGATAAGGGAATGATTTTTGGATTAAAACAAATTGAGATACCTTTAGGAAAGATAAACTCAATAGGACATAAAAAAGGCTTGATATTGGGGGAAATAGAAATTTGGGATGGGGCTTCAAAAATGAATGTTACACATGTCTCAAAGGACACATTAGTACCTTTTGTAAATGCGGTTAATAAAGCCAGAGAAGAATTAAACAAACCACAAGCACAAATAGTTAATCAACAAGTTAGTTCAGCAGATGAGATATTAAAATTTAAGGCATTATTAGATCAAGGGGTTATAACATTAGAAGAATTTAATAAAAAGAAAAAGGAATTGTTGGGATTATAA
- a CDS encoding tail protein X: MRKVKVYKTVNGDTWDLISYKLYGSEQYFHQLMRANLNLLSIAVFDSNIPIIVPEVTPIASAVETSKLPPWKR; this comes from the coding sequence ATGAGAAAAGTAAAAGTATACAAAACAGTTAATGGAGATACTTGGGACTTGATAAGTTATAAATTATATGGTTCTGAACAGTATTTTCATCAACTAATGAGGGCTAATCTTAATTTATTATCTATTGCTGTATTTGATTCTAATATACCTATCATAGTACCAGAAGTTACGCCTATCGCAAGCGCTGTAGAAACATCTAAACTACCACCATGGAAAAGATAA